The Erigeron canadensis isolate Cc75 chromosome 4, C_canadensis_v1, whole genome shotgun sequence genome window below encodes:
- the LOC122598061 gene encoding cytochrome P450 76T24-like has protein sequence MEYTIIFTLFSIFTCFYIFIIKTGNQKPDNTVRLPPGPYPLPIIGNIFKLGNKPHHSLHTLSVTYGPLMSLKLGNTTTIVVSSPEIAKEFFLKHDISFSSRSIPHAADTHDRNKISMVWLPVGDQWRRLRRICKENLFSVRQLDASQHLRQEKVQDLLDYVQECLDNGKAVNVGQSATTTILNILSNFIFSIDIAEYDSESSQDFKELVWGLMEVGGTPNLADFFHILRPFDPQGLQKRAIHYTEKLMAIYEQHVGQRLQERAELCSSDSTSSSKDLTDVLLDISENEKSSINLDDIRNLLFDLFLAGTDTTSSTLEWAMAELIHNPEKMLKARCELKEVMGKKDGSTCTYIEESDISRLPYLQAIVKETLRLHPPVPFLVPHKAINDVEVQGYVVPKDAQILCNLWAMGQDQNVWRDPQRFEPERFLDIGIDYKGQDFELIPFGAGRRMCPGLPLADRMLHLLLGSLIYKFNWKIEGGIRPQDMDMSDKFGFTLHKSLPLMAIPVKV, from the exons ATGGAATACACAATTATTTTCACTTTATTCTccatttttacatgtttttatatctttattatCAAAACTGGAAACCAGAAGCCAGACAACACTGTCCGTCTTCCGCCAGGCCCATACCCCCTCCCGATCATTGGAAACATCTTTAAACTCGGAAACAAGCCACACCACTCGCTCCACACCCTCTCCGTAACATACGGCCCGTTAATGTCACTCAAACTGGGTAACACTACAACGATTGTTGTATCCTCGCCAGAAATTGCAAAAGAGTTTTTTCTAAAACATGACATTTCTTTCTCGAGTAGGTCAATCCCGCATGCTGCTGACACCCACGATCGTAATAAAATCTCCATGGTTTGGTTGCCGGTTGGTGATCAATGGCGTAGACTAAGACGAATATGTAAAGAAAACTTATTTTCGGTACGCCAACTTGATGCTAGCCAACACTTGCGCCAAGAAAAGGTTCAAGACCTTCTTGATTATGTTCAAGAATGTCTTGATAATGGTAAAGCGGTAAACGTTGGTCAAAGTGCGACTACAACAATTCTTAACATCCTTTCCAACTTCATCTTTTCAATAGATATAGCTGAATATGATTCGGAATCATCTCAAGATTTTAAAGAACTTGTATGGGGGCTAATGGAAGTTGGTGGAACTCCTAATTTAGCTGATTTCTTTCACATTCTTCGTCCGTTTGATCCACAAGGTTTGCAAAAACGGGCTATTCATTATACCGAAAAGCTCATGGCGATATATGAACAACACGTTGGTCAACGGTTGCAAGAAAGGGCTGAATTGTGCTCATCTGATTCAACTTCATCAAGCAAGGATCTTACCGATGTGCTGTTGGACATTAGCGAAAACGAGAAATCATCAATTAACTTGGATGACATAAGAAACTTGCTCTTT GACTTATTTCTAGCTGGAACAGACACTACATCAAGCACACTGGAATGGGCGATGGCGGAATTAATCCACAACCCTGAGAAAATGTTAAAAGCCCGATGCGAGCTTAAGGAAGTAATGGGGAAAAAAGATGGAAGTACATGTACATATATTGAAGAATCAGATATCTCAAGGCTCCCATACTTACAAGCCATTGTTAAAGAAACTCTTCGGTTACATCCACCGGTTCCTTTTCTAGTCCCTCATAAGGCCATAAACGATGTTGAGGTCCAAGGCTATGTAGTCCCAAAAGATGCACAAATATTGTGTAACTTATGGGCTATGGGTCAAGACCAAAATGTATGGAGAGACCCACAAAGGTTCGAGCCAGAGAGGTTTCTTGACATTGGAATCGACTACAAAGGTCAGGATTTTGAGCTTATTCCGTTTGGCGCGGGAAGAAGGATGTGTCCAGGATTGCCTCTTGCTGACAGAATGTTGCACTTGTTGTTGGGGTCTTTGATTTACAAGTTTAATTGGAAGATTGAAGGAGGAATAAGGCCACAAGATATGGACATGAGTGATAAGTTTGGGTTTACCTTACACAAAAGTCTGCCTCTCATGGCTATCCCAGTCAAAGTTTGA
- the LOC122597735 gene encoding cucumber peeling cupredoxin-like — MATPAVYFTLLAFLITTTAAYTNYTVGGPAGWFFDPTANTSSANYQSWSANKTFNLGDYLIFNTNTNQTVILTYNETTFKSCSIDNSSDSDTFYFGQDNTVFKPYTVAVPLTIVGPNYFFSDAFDGIQCEQGMAFGVNVSQGVGLPPNLNQPPPPPYVEAPSNGVGSLRPPVTDSQPSDGGLSVGDNVRVVVCFGLALFGSLVYFDF, encoded by the exons ATGGCCACTCCGGCGGTCTATTTCACCTTGCTTGCATTTCTCAtaaccaccaccgccgcatacACTAATTACACCGTCGGTGGGCCCGCCGGTTGGTTTTTTGACCCTACTGCCAATACCTCATCAGCTAATTACCAATCTTGGTCGGCCAACAAAACATTTAATCTTGGCGACTACTTAA TATTTAACACCAACACGAACCAAACGGTGATCTTAACCTACAACGAGACGACGTTTAAGAGTTGTAGCATTGATAATTCTTCGGATAGTGATACGTTTTACTTCGGCCAAGATAACACGGTGTTCAAGCCGTATACCGTGGCTGTTCCGTTGACCATCGTGGGACCAAACTACTTTTTTTCGGATGCTTTTGATGGAATTCAATGCGAACAGGGGATGGCGTTTGGGGTTAATGTGAGTCAAGGGGTTGGGCTTCCACCGAATCTCAACCagccaccgccgccaccataTGTTGAGGCACCATCTAATGGTGTCGGATCTCTTAGGCCACCGGTGACCGATAGCCAGCCGAGTGATGGTGGGTTGAGTGTCGGTGATAATGTGCGGGTAGTGGTGTGTTTTGGACTCGCATTGTTTGGATCTTTggtttattttgacttttga
- the LOC122597224 gene encoding alpha,alpha-trehalose-phosphate synthase [UDP-forming] 5-like, whose amino-acid sequence MEILAFKTLKCKGQAWVVFEDVLSATNALIHMQGELFFNKPMMIDGSTVEDKETALVWFYEDAGPEFGSCQAKELIYHLENVLANEPVIVKRGHSVGVKLQRRGKMGGLVGVDVDDDKIELLLSEVKGKDITELIAFGREKLAFVPSGGGDVAIATAADGGVAPVAAAAESKKEEKVEEK is encoded by the exons ATGGAGATATTAGCATTCAAAACATTGAAATGCAAAGGTCAGGCTTGGGTTGTTTTTGAGGATGTTTTGTCTGCTACTAATGCTTTGATACATATGCAGGGGGAATTGTTTTTTAACAAGCCCATG ATGATTGATGGGTCAACAGTTGAAGATAAAGAAACGGCCCTGGTGTGGTTTTATGAAGATGCAGGTCCTGAATTTGGATCTTGTCAAGCTAAAGAACTTATCTATCATCTTGAGAATGTGCTCGCCAATGAGCCCGTTATAGTGAAAAGAGGGCATAGTGTCGGGGTCAAATTACAA AGacgtggcaaaatgggtgggttgg TTGgagttgatgttgatgatgataaaaTTGAGTTGCTCTTGTCTGAGGTCAAGGGTAAAGATATTACTGAGTTGATTGCATTCGGAAGGGAAAAGTTGGCTTTTGTTCCTTCAGGCGGTGGTGATGTTGCCATTGCCACAGCAGCCGATGGTGGTGTTGCACCTGTAGCAGCAGCTGCTGAGtcaaagaaagaagagaaagtTGAGGAGAAATAG